Proteins encoded in a region of the Armatimonadota bacterium genome:
- a CDS encoding DNA cytosine methyltransferase, producing the protein MNLRTIGRAPQPAPQQTWTAVSLFSGAGGLDLGLERAGFQTLACVEKDADCAATLKANRPEWRLVGGRSSSGCGDVRDLDGSDVLKTVGLRRGDLDLVAGGPPCQSYSNLGLGLGESDPHNGDLAGHYLRLVEEIFPRSVLFENVEGFNQPKHGEARDRLIRGLESLGFSLAAGVLNAADFGDPQNRRRFVLIGARCGEARLPTPTHAGRHRTVAEALEDVRRWSPDRPDNVVMGIGATVKERMRHIGPGENFKVLPDRLRPPCWRSGKHQGADTFGRLRLDRPSVTVRTSSYNPTKGRYIHPTENRGLSTLEMAVLQSFPEEWRFVCAGRQSLVGIGRMIGNAVPVRLATALGRAVIVSLSEDGALFHPDEQAHAGHAHPQRGASVAQKR; encoded by the coding sequence TTGAACCTAAGAACCATCGGAAGGGCCCCGCAACCGGCCCCTCAGCAGACATGGACCGCCGTCAGCCTGTTCTCCGGAGCGGGCGGTCTTGACTTGGGTCTCGAACGGGCTGGATTCCAGACCTTGGCCTGCGTTGAAAAGGACGCGGACTGTGCGGCGACGCTCAAGGCGAACCGTCCGGAATGGCGTCTTGTGGGGGGCCGATCGTCAAGCGGTTGCGGCGACGTCCGCGACTTGGACGGCAGCGACGTTTTGAAGACCGTGGGCCTGAGGCGCGGGGACCTCGATCTGGTCGCAGGCGGTCCGCCCTGCCAATCGTATTCGAACCTTGGTCTGGGGCTCGGCGAAAGCGACCCGCACAACGGCGATCTCGCGGGGCACTATCTTCGGCTCGTCGAGGAGATCTTTCCGCGGTCGGTCCTCTTCGAAAACGTCGAGGGGTTCAACCAGCCCAAACACGGTGAAGCTCGCGACCGCCTGATCCGAGGACTCGAGTCGCTGGGGTTTTCGCTCGCCGCCGGGGTCCTGAACGCAGCCGACTTCGGCGACCCCCAGAACCGAAGGCGGTTCGTCCTGATCGGCGCCCGGTGCGGCGAGGCCCGGCTCCCGACTCCGACCCATGCAGGGCGGCACCGTACGGTCGCGGAAGCGTTGGAAGACGTGCGCCGCTGGTCTCCCGACCGTCCGGACAACGTCGTCATGGGGATCGGTGCGACCGTGAAGGAACGGATGCGGCATATCGGCCCGGGCGAAAACTTCAAGGTCTTGCCCGACCGACTGCGGCCGCCGTGCTGGCGGTCCGGGAAGCACCAGGGCGCGGACACGTTCGGCAGGCTCCGGCTCGACCGCCCGTCGGTCACGGTCCGCACCAGTTCGTACAATCCGACGAAGGGCCGCTACATTCATCCCACGGAGAACCGCGGTCTGAGTACGTTGGAAATGGCCGTACTTCAGTCTTTCCCGGAAGAGTGGCGGTTCGTCTGCGCGGGGCGGCAGAGCCTCGTGGGTATCGGCCGGATGATCGGGAACGCCGTGCCCGTGCGCCTCGCCACTGCCCTCGGGAGGGCGGTCATCGTTTCATTGTCGGAGGACGGAGCGCTATTTCACCCCGACGAGCAGGCCCACGCAGGCCATGCACATCCACAGCGCGGTGCCTCCGTAGCTCAGAAACGGTAA
- a CDS encoding MoxR family ATPase — protein MNLVEAMGRVKAEMAKAVVGQDEVVEQVLAAVLADGHVLLESVPGLGKTLLVRSLAKALDLDFARIQFTPDLMPTDVIGTEVFDQRDVDFKLRRGPVFTSVLLADEINRTPPKTQSALLEAMEERHATIGGVRHELPWPFLVFATQNPIELEGTYPLPEAQQDRFLLKIVLGYQPAEAEKDVFRRFHGGFRSQRLEDAGIEAVLSPETLRELRGQVGAVTVEDKVFDYIYGIVSATRDHPDLLYGASPRAGLALLSCSKAIAALRGRDFVIPDDVKELAVPVLRHRVLLRPEAEIEGVTVDMVTSSMLEQQVVPR, from the coding sequence ATGAACCTGGTCGAAGCGATGGGCCGCGTCAAGGCTGAAATGGCCAAGGCCGTCGTCGGTCAGGACGAGGTCGTCGAACAGGTCCTGGCCGCGGTCCTCGCTGACGGGCACGTACTCCTCGAGAGCGTCCCGGGTCTCGGGAAGACGCTGCTCGTCCGGTCGCTGGCGAAAGCCCTCGACCTTGACTTCGCCCGAATCCAGTTCACACCGGACCTGATGCCGACCGACGTTATCGGCACCGAAGTCTTCGATCAGCGCGACGTCGACTTCAAGCTCCGGCGCGGACCCGTCTTCACGTCCGTCCTCCTTGCAGACGAGATCAACCGGACGCCGCCGAAGACCCAATCGGCCCTCCTGGAAGCGATGGAAGAGCGACATGCGACGATCGGCGGCGTCCGTCACGAACTTCCGTGGCCCTTCTTGGTCTTCGCGACTCAGAACCCGATCGAACTGGAAGGCACCTACCCCCTGCCCGAGGCCCAGCAAGACCGCTTCTTGCTGAAGATCGTGCTCGGATACCAGCCTGCCGAGGCTGAAAAAGACGTCTTCCGCCGGTTCCATGGCGGTTTCCGGTCGCAGAGGTTGGAGGATGCCGGGATCGAAGCCGTCTTGTCGCCCGAGACTCTCAGGGAGCTCAGGGGACAAGTCGGGGCGGTCACGGTCGAGGACAAGGTCTTCGACTACATCTACGGGATCGTTTCCGCCACTCGGGACCACCCGGACCTCCTCTACGGAGCCTCGCCGCGCGCCGGACTGGCCCTGCTTTCGTGCAGCAAAGCCATCGCGGCCCTTCGAGGAAGGGACTTCGTGATCCCCGACGACGTCAAGGAACTGGCCGTCCCTGTCCTCAGACACCGCGTCCTTCTACGGCCGGAAGCTGAGATCGAAGGCGTCACGGTCGATATGGTCACCTCGTCCATGCTCGAACAGCAAGTCGTCCCCCGATGA
- a CDS encoding redoxin domain-containing protein, producing MRTFTLTALSVLTAVAAFAQTTSPPLSAPGFKLKDAMGNDVQLSSFLGKYVVLEWTNKDCDYVKKWYDAKKMQGVQKDAMDKGVVWLVIDSTPMTAGGYMTMDQAKDHYRTAGSTPSYMLWDSDGAVAKMYGVKFAPTAVVIDKAGKIIYQGAFDDKSRSLDADSLDRAHNYVMTALEESMSGKMVTRPSTEAYGCPIGG from the coding sequence ATGCGCACTTTCACCTTGACCGCCCTCAGCGTCCTGACGGCCGTGGCCGCGTTCGCCCAGACCACCTCGCCGCCCCTGAGCGCGCCGGGCTTTAAGCTCAAAGACGCGATGGGGAACGACGTCCAACTCTCCTCTTTCCTCGGAAAGTACGTCGTCCTCGAATGGACGAACAAGGATTGCGACTACGTGAAGAAATGGTACGACGCGAAGAAGATGCAGGGCGTCCAAAAGGACGCCATGGACAAAGGCGTCGTCTGGCTCGTCATCGACTCGACCCCGATGACGGCGGGCGGGTACATGACCATGGACCAGGCCAAAGACCACTACAGGACCGCCGGCTCCACCCCGAGCTACATGTTGTGGGACAGCGACGGTGCGGTGGCCAAGATGTACGGCGTGAAATTCGCGCCGACGGCCGTGGTCATCGACAAGGCTGGGAAGATCATTTACCAAGGGGCGTTCGACGACAAATCGCGCTCGTTGGACGCGGACTCGCTCGATAGGGCCCACAACTACGTGATGACCGCCCTCGAGGAATCCATGTCCGGCAAGATGGTCACGCGCCCGAGCACCGAAGCCTACGGTTGCCCGATCGGCGGCTGA
- a CDS encoding OsmC family protein encodes MRMRLDWKGAMVFEAAPPSGVRFTMDGYHDEPGQAAGPTPMEALMAATAACTGMDVVSILEKQRQKVTSYRLEAEGERPAEGVYPRGFLTVTVRHFLKGEGLDPDKVARAVQLSDEKYCAVADSLRREVAVHSEWIIEEG; translated from the coding sequence ATGAGAATGCGTTTGGATTGGAAGGGCGCCATGGTCTTCGAAGCCGCGCCGCCGAGCGGCGTCCGGTTCACGATGGACGGTTACCACGACGAGCCGGGACAAGCGGCCGGACCGACGCCGATGGAGGCGTTGATGGCGGCGACGGCGGCCTGCACGGGCATGGACGTCGTGTCCATTTTGGAGAAGCAGCGGCAGAAGGTCACGTCGTACAGGCTCGAGGCGGAAGGGGAGCGTCCGGCCGAGGGCGTCTATCCGAGAGGGTTCCTGACCGTCACCGTCCGACACTTCCTGAAGGGGGAAGGGCTCGATCCGGACAAGGTCGCCCGGGCCGTCCAGTTGAGCGACGAAAAGTACTGCGCCGTGGCCGACAGCCTCCGACGGGAGGTCGCCGTCCACAGCGAGTGGATCATCGAAGAGGGCTAG
- a CDS encoding superoxide dismutase: MDVKLVAVPESIPDKVYTTESAGISRATHDNHLTLWKGYANKTNEIRKALAEMDTDPSKANQIYSQMRALKVNYAFAYGGYINHNVYFETIGGQGGPAVGDVAGLITDAYGSFDAWVSDWKSTGMAGRGWAFLGYDLAEGRVFNYIGDSQDTFPAWNHKVLLAMDVYEHAYYLDFQTARMKYIEAFLQVVDWDAVDRRLAK, encoded by the coding sequence ATGGACGTCAAGCTTGTCGCCGTTCCCGAGTCGATCCCGGACAAGGTCTACACGACCGAGAGCGCGGGCATCAGCCGCGCCACCCACGACAACCACCTCACACTGTGGAAAGGCTACGCCAACAAGACCAACGAGATCCGCAAGGCCTTGGCCGAGATGGACACCGATCCGTCCAAGGCCAATCAGATCTACAGCCAGATGCGGGCGCTCAAGGTCAACTACGCCTTCGCCTACGGCGGCTACATCAACCACAACGTGTACTTCGAGACGATCGGAGGTCAGGGCGGGCCGGCTGTCGGCGACGTGGCCGGACTGATCACGGACGCCTATGGAAGTTTCGACGCCTGGGTCTCGGACTGGAAGTCCACCGGGATGGCGGGCCGCGGTTGGGCGTTCTTGGGCTATGACCTGGCCGAAGGACGCGTCTTCAACTACATCGGCGACTCGCAGGACACCTTCCCCGCCTGGAACCATAAGGTGCTCCTCGCGATGGACGTTTACGAGCACGCTTACTACTTGGACTTCCAGACGGCGCGCATGAAGTACATCGAGGCGTTCCTGCAGGTCGTCGACTGGGACGCCGTGGACCGCCGCCTGGCCAAGTGA
- a CDS encoding glycosyltransferase, with product MRVLILRRRHFGSAKTLLDALALALDDEGVEAVVDDAEGWIPDQTGFSVDKDVTKAVKRAAQGFDVVHAWGYRAAWACSEAFYVRSPWLYTAYDMPKTLHSDLIDRLNAAHRGVCSSPTIKAELDRADALNLETVVPGVPVPPGPLPDRDTARANLGVREDAALVLALGRFDRDKGYPELVEAFQDVRREAPEARLLVSGAGPFPPPLHQDGVDIRGPLSDVWEAYAAADLVVVPDRRCGFSLVAAEAMWSGVPVLLRNEAGLQDMAESGANAFFFDSDADLADQVRAALDMAMTRETVARSGRLRAEARFKFSRYVRDMAHVYKELGGP from the coding sequence ATGAGGGTGTTGATCCTCAGACGCCGGCACTTCGGCTCGGCGAAGACGCTTCTTGACGCCCTCGCCTTGGCTCTGGACGACGAAGGCGTCGAGGCGGTCGTCGACGACGCCGAGGGGTGGATCCCGGACCAGACCGGCTTCTCCGTCGACAAGGACGTCACCAAAGCCGTCAAGAGGGCGGCCCAGGGCTTCGACGTCGTCCACGCCTGGGGCTATCGCGCCGCGTGGGCGTGCTCGGAAGCTTTCTATGTCCGCTCCCCTTGGCTGTACACGGCGTACGACATGCCGAAGACGCTTCACAGCGACCTCATCGACCGCTTGAACGCCGCCCATCGAGGCGTCTGCAGCTCGCCGACGATCAAGGCGGAACTGGACCGGGCCGACGCGCTCAACTTAGAGACCGTCGTCCCCGGAGTCCCCGTGCCGCCAGGGCCCCTGCCCGATCGCGATACGGCACGGGCGAACCTCGGTGTCCGGGAAGACGCAGCGCTCGTCCTGGCCTTGGGCCGCTTCGATCGGGACAAGGGCTACCCTGAGCTCGTCGAGGCGTTCCAAGACGTCCGACGGGAGGCTCCGGAGGCCCGTTTGCTCGTTTCGGGAGCCGGGCCCTTCCCGCCGCCCTTGCACCAGGACGGGGTCGATATCCGCGGCCCGCTTTCGGACGTCTGGGAAGCCTATGCTGCCGCCGACCTCGTCGTCGTTCCCGACCGGAGGTGCGGCTTCAGCCTCGTGGCGGCCGAGGCGATGTGGAGCGGGGTCCCGGTCTTGTTGCGCAACGAGGCCGGGCTCCAGGACATGGCCGAGTCCGGTGCCAACGCGTTCTTTTTCGACTCCGACGCCGACCTTGCGGACCAGGTCAGGGCGGCCCTCGATATGGCCATGACCCGGGAGACCGTCGCCCGGTCGGGCCGCCTGAGGGCCGAGGCCCGGTTCAAATTCAGCCGCTATGTCCGGGACATGGCCCACGTTTATAAGGAACTCGGGGGGCCTTGA
- a CDS encoding FtsW/RodA/SpoVE family cell cycle protein, which translates to MIVAPDARGPFASDINRPGRGLDVWLIAGMVVLILVGLALQHSIDLSRQSGYMFRQGLFAVVGVIVFLICAAARPERLERFAPMLYGVSLVGLLAVLVIGENVKGATRWIDLGPFQFQPSEVAKVILIVTLSTYYARRWDQTHELRTYVGSIAHVAPIVGLVLVQPHLAGAMSLIVTWLAISLYARVPWKFVFATVLVIAALGAFAWFTPRVMPPYMRSRIEAKLNPDPKGNAYQQERAKIAFGVGGAFGVGYGKGEQKAARNIPEQQNDFIFTVVGEEGGLVGGILVLGAFLFFFTRVWLVGYRAAEPFGQMASAGVLAVLGFHTVVNLGMNVGVLPVAGLWLPFLSYGGTALWMCMACVGLLVGVK; encoded by the coding sequence ATGATCGTCGCGCCCGACGCGCGCGGCCCGTTCGCATCCGACATCAACCGGCCCGGCCGGGGACTGGACGTCTGGCTTATCGCAGGCATGGTCGTCCTGATCCTGGTCGGATTGGCGCTTCAGCACAGCATCGACCTCTCCCGCCAATCGGGCTACATGTTCCGCCAAGGTCTGTTCGCGGTCGTCGGCGTGATCGTCTTCCTGATCTGTGCAGCAGCACGGCCAGAGCGCCTCGAGCGCTTCGCTCCGATGCTCTATGGTGTCAGCCTCGTCGGCTTGCTCGCTGTCCTCGTGATCGGCGAAAACGTGAAAGGAGCCACCCGGTGGATCGACCTTGGGCCCTTCCAGTTCCAGCCGAGCGAGGTCGCCAAGGTCATTCTCATCGTCACTCTGTCGACGTACTACGCCCGACGCTGGGACCAGACGCACGAACTCCGGACGTACGTGGGATCGATCGCCCACGTGGCGCCGATCGTCGGCCTCGTCCTCGTCCAACCTCACCTGGCCGGAGCGATGTCCTTGATCGTGACGTGGCTCGCCATTTCGCTGTACGCCCGCGTCCCCTGGAAGTTCGTGTTCGCGACCGTACTCGTCATCGCCGCCCTCGGCGCTTTCGCTTGGTTCACGCCCCGCGTCATGCCGCCGTACATGCGGTCGCGCATCGAGGCCAAGCTCAATCCAGACCCGAAAGGGAACGCCTATCAGCAAGAGCGGGCGAAGATCGCGTTCGGAGTCGGAGGGGCGTTCGGCGTCGGTTACGGCAAAGGCGAGCAAAAAGCCGCGCGCAACATTCCCGAGCAGCAGAACGACTTCATTTTCACCGTCGTGGGCGAGGAAGGAGGCCTTGTCGGGGGCATCCTTGTACTGGGAGCCTTCCTGTTCTTCTTCACGAGGGTCTGGCTCGTCGGTTACCGGGCGGCCGAGCCGTTCGGGCAAATGGCCTCGGCCGGGGTCTTGGCCGTCCTTGGCTTCCATACGGTGGTCAACCTCGGCATGAACGTCGGTGTCCTGCCTGTGGCGGGACTATGGTTACCGTTTCTGAGCTACGGAGGCACCGCGCTGTGGATGTGCATGGCCTGCGTGGGCCTGCTCGTCGGGGTGAAATAG
- a CDS encoding redoxin domain-containing protein, translated as MKTATVLSLSAVFLAAIAVDAQVSAPQMAAPGTDAPAFSLPDADGQARSLTDFKGKYVVLEWTNKDCPYVVRHYRSGNMQATQKKATGMGAVWLTVVSSAPGKQGHLTGPQAKAHSSEVGSNATACLLDPDGKVGRAYGARNTPQIVVIDPQGRVVYHGAIDDQPNPRGATSPPKNFALLALEESMAGRTVTTSSTRPYGCNVKY; from the coding sequence ATGAAAACAGCAACGGTGCTCTCGCTTTCGGCGGTCTTTCTAGCCGCCATCGCCGTCGACGCCCAAGTTTCGGCTCCGCAAATGGCCGCTCCTGGGACGGACGCCCCGGCTTTTTCTTTGCCGGATGCGGACGGTCAGGCCCGCTCGCTCACGGATTTTAAGGGCAAGTACGTCGTCCTTGAATGGACGAACAAGGACTGCCCGTACGTGGTCCGGCACTATCGCAGCGGCAACATGCAAGCGACCCAGAAGAAGGCGACGGGCATGGGTGCGGTGTGGCTCACGGTCGTTTCGTCCGCCCCGGGCAAGCAGGGCCACCTGACCGGGCCTCAGGCCAAAGCCCATTCTTCCGAAGTCGGATCGAACGCTACCGCCTGCCTTTTGGATCCCGACGGTAAGGTCGGACGGGCCTATGGCGCCCGCAACACGCCGCAGATCGTGGTCATCGACCCCCAAGGCAGAGTCGTATACCACGGGGCCATCGACGACCAACCGAACCCGAGGGGCGCGACGTCCCCGCCGAAGAACTTCGCCCTTCTCGCCTTGGAAGAGTCGATGGCGGGACGGACGGTCACGACCTCCTCGACCCGGCCCTACGGCTGTAACGTCAAGTACTGA
- a CDS encoding succinylglutamate desuccinylase/aspartoacylase family protein encodes MPEPNGPLVFNGVQVQPSKTARIEIPFSTLSLGTQFSIPVTVVNGKYAGPKLVLSAALHGDELNGIEIVRRVLDDTDPRSLRGTVIAVPVVNVFGYLMQSRYLPDRRDLNRSFPGSKSGSLASQLANLFLTKIVGRADFGIDLHTGSGGRTNAPQIRCNLQDPKTRAAALEFGAPIIVQARERANSLRAVAASRGLPMLLFEGGEALRFDQAAIRVGSQGILRVMTYLGMKAGHNDPPPKKPFVAEGSSWLRTARGGVFHATAYPGDLVKKGETLGMTTDIYGRSRSKTVAPYDGMIIGMACNPLVSRGDGVLHIARREPREPREARTDVAEPGGASIRLRR; translated from the coding sequence ATGCCTGAGCCGAACGGTCCCCTCGTCTTTAACGGCGTCCAGGTACAGCCCTCCAAAACGGCCAGGATCGAGATCCCTTTTTCGACGCTGTCCCTCGGGACGCAGTTTTCGATCCCCGTCACGGTCGTCAACGGAAAATACGCCGGCCCGAAGCTCGTTCTGAGCGCAGCCCTCCATGGTGACGAACTCAACGGGATCGAGATCGTGCGAAGGGTGCTCGACGACACCGATCCCCGCTCCTTGCGCGGCACGGTGATCGCCGTGCCCGTCGTCAACGTCTTCGGCTATCTGATGCAGTCCCGGTACCTGCCCGACCGTCGGGACCTGAACCGCTCGTTCCCTGGCTCTAAGTCCGGATCCCTCGCCTCGCAGCTCGCAAACCTCTTCCTCACGAAGATCGTCGGCCGGGCCGATTTCGGCATCGACCTTCACACCGGATCAGGCGGAAGGACGAACGCGCCCCAGATCCGCTGCAACCTCCAAGACCCCAAGACCCGTGCCGCCGCCCTTGAATTCGGGGCACCGATCATCGTCCAGGCTCGCGAAAGGGCGAACTCTCTCCGGGCCGTGGCGGCGTCCCGTGGGCTTCCCATGCTCCTGTTCGAAGGCGGGGAAGCCCTCCGCTTCGACCAGGCCGCCATCCGGGTGGGCAGCCAAGGGATCCTCAGGGTCATGACGTACCTGGGCATGAAGGCCGGGCACAACGATCCGCCGCCCAAGAAGCCGTTCGTCGCCGAAGGGTCTTCGTGGCTCCGGACCGCTCGGGGAGGCGTCTTTCACGCGACGGCCTATCCGGGCGACCTTGTCAAGAAGGGTGAAACCCTCGGCATGACGACCGATATCTATGGCCGCTCCAGGAGCAAGACCGTCGCACCCTACGACGGCATGATCATCGGCATGGCCTGCAACCCCTTGGTCAGCCGGGGAGACGGTGTCCTTCACATCGCGCGCCGGGAGCCCCGCGAGCCCCGTGAGGCGCGTACAGACGTCGCAGAACCGGGAGGCGCTTCGATCCGTCTACGCAGGTGA
- a CDS encoding aldehyde dehydrogenase family protein — protein MSPTLAPSFQEAVSALIPDLARYQGDDLTVRSPIDGSELARLRADSADDVRDKVAKAVVAFKAWRDVPAPRRGELVRRLGVKLRERKEELARLVTIECGKILEEGRGEVQEMIDICDFAVGLSRQLHGLTIASERPDHVMQENWLPLGPVGIISAFNFPVAVWSWNAALALVCGDPCVWKPSEKTPLTALACQALFEEVAAEFPEAPEGLSQVVIGTVTQGEALVDDPRLPLISATGSTRMGRAVGQRVAARFGKALLELGGNNAIIVTPSADLAVAVPSILFGSVGTAGQRCTSTRRVLVHRSLFDKVFDTLKSAVGQIGDTKVGDPLEASTLVGPLIDEAAYTNMQRAIEAARPHALEVVGGDRVSVGSGGVYVRPALVKLERQVESVCEETFAPLTYVMPYDVLADALETHNAVPQGLSSAIMTTDVREAEYFKRHSDCGIANVNIGTSGAEIGGAFGGEKETGGGRESGSDAWKAYMRRQTSTTYFGTDRPALAQGIRFDV, from the coding sequence ATGAGTCCGACCCTCGCGCCGTCGTTCCAAGAGGCCGTCTCCGCCCTGATCCCTGACCTGGCCCGGTACCAAGGGGACGATCTGACCGTCCGGTCCCCCATCGACGGTTCCGAGCTGGCCCGTCTTCGAGCCGACTCGGCCGACGACGTCCGCGACAAAGTCGCCAAAGCCGTCGTCGCGTTCAAGGCTTGGCGCGACGTCCCCGCCCCCCGCCGTGGCGAACTGGTCCGTCGGCTCGGGGTCAAACTCCGCGAGCGGAAAGAAGAACTCGCCAGGCTCGTCACCATCGAGTGCGGGAAAATCCTGGAAGAAGGCCGGGGCGAGGTCCAGGAGATGATCGATATCTGCGACTTTGCCGTCGGCCTGAGCCGCCAGCTCCATGGCCTGACCATCGCCAGTGAGCGTCCCGACCACGTCATGCAGGAGAACTGGCTCCCGCTCGGCCCTGTCGGCATCATCAGCGCGTTCAACTTCCCCGTCGCGGTCTGGTCCTGGAACGCGGCCCTCGCCCTCGTCTGCGGCGACCCGTGCGTCTGGAAGCCGTCCGAGAAGACGCCCCTGACCGCCTTGGCCTGCCAGGCCCTCTTCGAAGAGGTCGCCGCCGAGTTCCCCGAAGCCCCGGAAGGCCTTAGTCAAGTGGTGATCGGCACCGTCACACAAGGCGAGGCCCTCGTCGACGATCCCCGACTGCCCCTCATCAGCGCGACCGGTTCCACGCGGATGGGACGCGCGGTCGGCCAAAGGGTCGCGGCCCGATTCGGCAAAGCCCTGCTCGAACTGGGCGGCAACAACGCCATCATCGTCACCCCGAGCGCCGATCTTGCCGTCGCCGTCCCCTCCATCTTGTTCGGCTCCGTGGGCACGGCGGGCCAAAGGTGTACCAGCACCCGCCGCGTCCTCGTCCACCGCAGCCTCTTCGACAAAGTCTTCGACACCCTGAAGTCGGCCGTCGGCCAGATCGGTGACACCAAAGTCGGCGACCCGCTCGAAGCCTCCACCCTCGTCGGCCCGCTGATCGACGAAGCCGCGTACACGAACATGCAGCGCGCGATCGAGGCCGCCCGCCCGCACGCGCTCGAAGTCGTAGGCGGGGACCGGGTCTCCGTCGGAAGCGGAGGCGTCTATGTCCGGCCCGCCCTCGTCAAGCTGGAAAGACAGGTCGAGAGCGTCTGCGAGGAGACCTTCGCGCCGTTGACCTACGTCATGCCTTACGACGTCCTCGCCGACGCCCTCGAAACCCACAACGCCGTTCCGCAGGGCCTCAGCTCGGCGATCATGACGACCGACGTCCGCGAGGCCGAATACTTCAAACGTCATAGCGACTGCGGCATCGCCAACGTCAACATCGGCACGAGCGGCGCCGAGATCGGCGGCGCTTTCGGGGGCGAAAAAGAGACGGGCGGCGGCCGTGAATCCGGTTCGGACGCGTGGAAGGCTTATATGCGACGACAGACGAGCACGACGTACTTCGGCACGGACCGGCCGGCACTGGCCCAGGGCATCCGGTTCGACGTCTAA
- a CDS encoding ABC transporter ATP-binding protein, whose product MLQIENLVKDYRKFRAVKGVSFSARPGEIVGLLGPNGAGKTTLLRCCAGILRPTEGRILVSGADIVREQAPAKSKLAYVPEVPSLYELLTVDEHLKFVAMCYDTMERYDQLRDELLERYDLASKRRDLVATLSKGMRQKLAVACAMVHNAEVFLFDEPMIGIDPAGVAEFKRELGGIRANGGAILVSTHLLDTAERLCDRVVIMAKGAIVAEGTLDELRASSHMEGADLEQVFLSLTEEADAATSTVPVR is encoded by the coding sequence ATGCTCCAGATCGAAAACCTGGTCAAGGACTACCGGAAGTTCAGGGCCGTCAAAGGTGTGTCCTTCTCGGCCCGACCTGGCGAGATCGTCGGCCTGCTCGGGCCGAACGGAGCGGGCAAGACCACGTTGCTTCGGTGCTGTGCGGGGATTTTGAGGCCGACGGAGGGCCGGATCTTGGTGTCGGGAGCGGACATCGTGCGGGAGCAAGCGCCTGCGAAGTCCAAGCTCGCCTACGTCCCCGAAGTCCCTAGCCTTTATGAGTTGTTGACCGTTGACGAACACTTGAAGTTCGTCGCGATGTGCTACGACACGATGGAGCGTTACGATCAACTTCGGGACGAGCTCCTGGAGCGCTACGACCTGGCATCGAAGCGCCGTGACCTCGTCGCGACGTTGAGCAAGGGGATGCGGCAGAAGCTGGCCGTAGCCTGCGCGATGGTCCACAACGCCGAGGTCTTCCTCTTCGACGAACCGATGATCGGCATCGACCCGGCGGGCGTCGCCGAGTTCAAGAGGGAGTTAGGCGGCATCCGTGCGAACGGTGGCGCGATCTTGGTCTCGACCCACCTCCTCGACACGGCCGAGCGGTTGTGCGACCGGGTCGTCATCATGGCCAAGGGGGCGATCGTGGCCGAAGGCACGTTGGACGAGCTCAGGGCGTCCAGCCACATGGAGGGAGCCGACCTCGAGCAGGTCTTTTTGTCGTTGACCGAGGAGGCGGACGCTGCGACCTCTACTGTTCCTGTACGTTAG